From the Butyrivibrio fibrisolvens genome, one window contains:
- a CDS encoding HPr family phosphocarrier protein: MIKKSIEIKLPHGLEARPVAELVQVASKYDSTIHIEVQERKVNAKSIMGMMTLNLKSGEMIDVIAEGSDEAAAVADMANYLEGATSLA, encoded by the coding sequence ATGATTAAAAAATCTATCGAAATCAAACTGCCACACGGACTTGAAGCACGTCCTGTCGCTGAACTTGTACAGGTTGCAAGCAAGTATGACAGCACTATTCACATCGAAGTACAGGAAAGAAAAGTTAACGCCAAGAGCATAATGGGTATGATGACTCTTAATCTTAAGAGTGGTGAAATGATAGACGTTATCGCTGAAGGCAGTGACGAAGCTGCTGCTGTAGCAGATATGGCCAACTATCTTGAGGGTGCTACTTCACTGGCCTGA
- the rapZ gene encoding RNase adapter RapZ translates to MRFVIVTGMSGGGKSTAIHMLEDSGYYCVDNLPISLIEKFVELILVPESDITKVALGMDVRGGEAFREVPAMIDSLRQKGVPVEVLFMETSDQVLVKRYKESRRLHPLAAGGRIEDGIKREREILSGLKEKADYIIDTSKLLTRELRIELNRIFVENASYNNLIVTILSFGFKYGIPDDADLVFDVRFLPNPYYVEELSPQTGNDKPVQDYVKSFPECGQFVDKLEDMLTFLIPGYIKEGKYQLVIAIGCTGGQHRSVTIANELFARMYGKGNYGLKIFHRDVDKARKSFVPPQA, encoded by the coding sequence ATGCGCTTTGTTATAGTTACAGGTATGAGCGGCGGCGGCAAGTCAACCGCGATTCACATGCTTGAGGATTCGGGATATTATTGCGTAGACAATCTCCCCATATCTCTAATAGAGAAATTTGTAGAACTGATCCTGGTACCGGAGAGCGATATCACCAAGGTGGCTCTTGGTATGGACGTAAGAGGCGGCGAAGCCTTCCGCGAAGTTCCGGCCATGATAGATTCCTTAAGGCAAAAGGGAGTCCCGGTAGAAGTCCTCTTCATGGAGACTAGCGATCAGGTCCTTGTCAAAAGGTACAAAGAGTCAAGACGTCTTCACCCACTGGCTGCAGGCGGCAGGATAGAAGATGGAATTAAAAGAGAAAGAGAGATTCTCTCAGGACTTAAGGAGAAGGCGGATTATATAATCGATACATCCAAACTTCTTACAAGAGAGCTAAGGATAGAACTTAATCGTATTTTCGTAGAGAATGCCTCTTATAATAATCTTATAGTCACGATCCTTTCTTTTGGCTTCAAATATGGAATACCTGATGATGCGGATCTTGTATTCGATGTAAGATTCCTTCCAAATCCGTATTATGTAGAGGAGCTTAGTCCTCAGACGGGTAATGACAAGCCGGTTCAGGACTATGTCAAGAGCTTCCCGGAATGCGGACAGTTTGTAGACAAGCTTGAAGATATGCTTACATTCCTGATCCCGGGATATATCAAGGAAGGTAAGTATCAGCTTGTAATAGCTATAGGCTGTACCGGAGGCCAACACAGAAGCGTTACGATAGCCAATGAACTTTTTGCCAGAATGTATGGCAAGGGCAATTATGGACTTAAGATTTTCCACCGAGATGTGGACAAGGCCAGAAAGAGCTTTGTTCCGCCCCAAGCCTGA
- a CDS encoding helix-turn-helix domain-containing protein: protein MRLFMDIGEKFKKIRKQRKLTIQQLSEIAGSKASISAFENGKSSLSTDVLLSLASEMCLNYDEILDMQENNIKIIALDHKIQKALATKDEEQFRECIASIWEKYHKSGNYQYWMLATSCEVLGEDVFGWTASENLVESLRDYFFSIEVWTMFDIAQLGLIVNKLNNESIYLLAKEIHKQLHSPLRNGYDRVGVDTILEMITILLKRKDKNDSNKLIELLEKSAMPFYFAYQTARLKYLRSIWNCLFTNDDLAISKKEAILSAVEVILSSEIAEKWQSDF from the coding sequence ATGAGATTATTTATGGATATAGGTGAGAAATTTAAAAAAATACGCAAACAAAGAAAATTAACTATACAGCAGCTAAGCGAAATAGCGGGTTCAAAAGCAAGTATATCAGCCTTTGAGAATGGTAAATCTTCATTATCTACCGATGTTTTATTATCGTTGGCTTCTGAAATGTGTTTGAATTATGACGAAATTCTTGATATGCAAGAGAATAATATAAAAATAATTGCTCTTGATCATAAGATTCAGAAGGCATTAGCCACAAAAGATGAAGAACAGTTTCGTGAGTGCATCGCCTCAATATGGGAAAAGTATCATAAATCAGGCAATTATCAATATTGGATGTTAGCAACCAGTTGTGAAGTCTTAGGAGAAGATGTCTTTGGCTGGACGGCTTCGGAAAATCTTGTCGAATCGCTTAGAGATTACTTTTTTTCAATTGAAGTATGGACTATGTTTGATATTGCTCAATTAGGTTTAATAGTTAATAAATTGAATAATGAAAGCATTTATCTATTGGCCAAAGAAATACATAAACAGCTACATTCTCCCCTTCGTAATGGTTATGATAGAGTCGGAGTCGATACCATATTAGAAATGATAACTATTTTATTAAAACGTAAAGATAAGAATGATTCTAACAAGCTTATAGAATTATTAGAGAAAAGCGCTATGCCATTTTATTTTGCATATCAAACAGCAAGATTAAAGTATCTAAGAAGTATCTGGAACTGTCTTTTTACTAATGATGACTTGGCTATATCTAAAAAGGAAGCAATATTATCAGCGGTTGAAGTTATTTTATCCTCCGAAATAGCAGAAAAATGGCAATCAGATTTCTAA
- a CDS encoding ABC transporter ATP-binding protein: MELKIDRLTKQYKNKIAVDRLSFSLEKGVTGLLGANGAGKTTLMRMICGILMPTSGDITYNGTAVSEESYRDVLGYLPQDFGYYPEFSGRDFLMYFSALKGLDKKAAKARCDELLEIVSLSDVAKKKIKTYSGGMKQRLGIAQALINRPQVLILDEPTAGLDPKERVRFRNLIEEIGKHSIVLLSTHIVSDIEHIADRVIMMRSGQIIWQGPWRDEDGSLEDFYLKEFEEED; the protein is encoded by the coding sequence ATGGAACTGAAAATTGATAGACTTACCAAGCAATATAAGAATAAGATCGCGGTAGACAGGCTCTCTTTTTCCTTGGAAAAAGGTGTTACGGGTCTGCTTGGTGCTAACGGCGCAGGGAAGACTACGCTTATGCGTATGATCTGCGGGATCCTAATGCCAACAAGCGGGGACATTACTTACAATGGAACTGCTGTATCTGAGGAGAGCTACCGCGACGTTTTGGGGTATCTGCCTCAGGACTTTGGCTACTATCCGGAGTTTAGCGGAAGGGATTTCCTTATGTATTTCTCAGCTCTTAAAGGACTTGATAAAAAAGCTGCCAAGGCAAGGTGCGATGAACTTCTTGAAATAGTGAGCCTGTCCGACGTTGCCAAAAAGAAGATAAAGACCTACTCAGGCGGTATGAAGCAGCGCCTTGGAATTGCACAGGCGCTTATTAATAGGCCTCAAGTGCTGATACTGGATGAGCCTACAGCAGGTCTTGATCCCAAGGAGAGGGTCAGGTTTCGTAACCTCATCGAAGAGATTGGGAAGCATAGCATAGTTCTTCTATCCACACACATTGTATCCGATATTGAGCATATCGCAGACAGAGTCATCATGATGAGATCCGGCCAGATTATCTGGCAGGGACCATGGAGAGATGAAGATGGAAGCCTTGAAGACTTCTATTTGAAGGAATTTGAAGAGGAGGATTGA
- the whiA gene encoding DNA-binding protein WhiA gives MLYNIKKAFNIDTDILETEREIHVNGRYYKKVDLDSGILKTILMALKEIDGDGTLRVPNGVVSPLLLRSQCCKRAFLRDLFICSGSISDPTKSYHMEFVCDNEDQAHQLLDVLEDFSIKGRLILRKKYYVVYLKEGEEIVDLLNIMEAHVGLMNLENLRILKDMRNSVNRRVNCETANIAKTATAASRQMDDIMYIEQHYGIAKLSEGLRAIAEARLEHPEATLSELGGYLSPPVGKSGVNHRLRKLSELADKLRG, from the coding sequence ATGCTTTACAATATTAAAAAAGCATTTAATATAGATACTGATATTCTGGAGACGGAACGAGAGATACACGTAAATGGGCGCTATTACAAGAAGGTAGATCTTGATAGCGGCATTTTGAAGACGATACTCATGGCGCTTAAGGAAATCGATGGGGACGGGACACTTCGGGTTCCAAACGGAGTAGTGAGTCCTCTTTTGTTGCGCAGTCAGTGCTGCAAGAGAGCTTTCCTTAGAGACCTGTTTATCTGCTCCGGTTCTATATCAGATCCTACTAAGTCCTATCATATGGAATTTGTATGTGATAATGAAGATCAGGCACATCAGCTCCTTGATGTTCTTGAGGATTTTAGTATTAAGGGCCGATTGATACTTCGGAAGAAGTATTACGTAGTATATCTCAAAGAAGGTGAGGAGATCGTAGATCTTCTTAATATAATGGAAGCCCACGTAGGTCTTATGAATCTTGAAAATCTCAGGATTCTTAAAGATATGCGCAATTCCGTTAACCGCCGCGTTAACTGTGAGACTGCCAATATTGCCAAGACTGCAACAGCAGCTTCAAGGCAGATGGATGACATCATGTATATCGAGCAGCATTACGGTATCGCAAAACTCTCAGAAGGCCTTAGGGCCATAGCAGAGGCTAGACTCGAACATCCGGAAGCAACATTGTCCGAGCTTGGAGGATATTTAAGTCCACCTGTCGGTAAATCCGGAGTCAATCACAGACTTCGTAAACTCAGCGAACTTGCAGATAAGCTGCGAGGCTGA
- a CDS encoding ROK family glucokinase produces the protein MKYAFGVDIGGTTVKMGLLDYEGNIEESWEIPTRTEDNGENILPDIASSIKAKIEEKGLNKEDIAGVGVGAPGAVDSNGVIFQAVNIGWGRKNLQEELEKLVELPVKAGNDANVAALGEAWRGGGRGHSDMLMVTLGTGVGGGIIIGGKIVNGVAGSGGEIGHIHIEDNETKKCGCGNKGCFEQYASATGIVLLASRILGATDKDSVLRRGQLSSKGIFDAAKAGDELAVEITKKYGYYLGKGLAICATILNPEVIVIGGGVSKCGEIIFDLLKPSFEEYVFEGCQETAFALAELGNNAGICGAAKMVIGD, from the coding sequence ATGAAGTATGCATTTGGAGTTGATATAGGCGGAACGACTGTAAAGATGGGTCTTCTGGACTATGAGGGCAACATTGAAGAGAGCTGGGAGATACCCACAAGAACAGAAGATAACGGAGAGAACATTCTGCCGGATATCGCTTCTTCAATCAAGGCTAAGATCGAAGAAAAGGGACTTAACAAAGAGGATATTGCAGGTGTCGGAGTAGGAGCTCCCGGCGCTGTAGACAGTAACGGAGTTATATTCCAGGCAGTTAATATCGGATGGGGCAGAAAGAATCTTCAGGAAGAACTTGAAAAGCTTGTCGAGCTTCCTGTCAAAGCCGGCAATGATGCCAACGTAGCAGCTCTTGGTGAAGCCTGGAGAGGCGGCGGACGCGGACATAGCGATATGCTCATGGTAACTCTTGGAACAGGTGTTGGTGGTGGTATCATCATCGGCGGCAAGATTGTTAACGGTGTTGCAGGTTCCGGCGGAGAGATCGGACACATCCATATAGAAGACAATGAGACTAAAAAGTGCGGATGCGGTAATAAGGGCTGTTTCGAACAGTATGCATCTGCTACAGGTATAGTACTTCTTGCATCACGTATACTGGGAGCAACAGACAAGGATTCTGTACTTAGACGTGGCCAGCTTTCAAGTAAAGGAATCTTCGATGCTGCCAAGGCAGGAGATGAGCTTGCTGTAGAGATAACCAAGAAGTATGGTTACTATCTGGGAAAAGGACTTGCTATATGTGCTACAATCCTTAATCCTGAAGTTATAGTAATAGGCGGCGGAGTATCAAAGTGCGGAGAAATTATTTTTGATCTTTTAAAGCCATCATTTGAAGAGTATGTATTTGAAGGCTGCCAAGAGACAGCTTTTGCTCTGGCAGAGCTTGGAAACAACGCAGGTATCTGCGGCGCAGCGAAGATGGTCATAGGAGATTAA
- a CDS encoding peptidylprolyl isomerase, translating to MSNQNPIVTITMESGDVIKAELYPEIAPNTVNNFISLINKGFYNGVIFHRVIKGFMLQGGDPEGTGMGGPGYSIKGEFSHNGFKNDLKHTPGVLSMARTMIPDSAGSQFFIMHKDAPHLDGEYAAFGKVTEGMDVVNTIAETQTDWNDRPVNEQKMKSVTVDTFGVTYPEPEKFPER from the coding sequence ATGTCTAATCAAAATCCTATAGTTACAATCACAATGGAGAGCGGAGATGTTATTAAAGCAGAGCTTTATCCGGAGATTGCTCCTAACACAGTTAATAACTTCATCTCTCTTATAAATAAGGGATTCTACAACGGAGTTATATTCCACAGAGTAATCAAAGGTTTCATGCTTCAGGGCGGAGATCCTGAAGGAACAGGTATGGGCGGCCCTGGATACTCAATTAAGGGTGAGTTCTCACATAACGGATTTAAGAACGACCTTAAGCACACACCAGGAGTACTGTCTATGGCACGTACTATGATCCCTGATTCTGCAGGTTCTCAGTTCTTCATCATGCACAAAGATGCTCCCCATCTTGACGGTGAGTATGCAGCATTCGGTAAGGTTACTGAGGGTATGGACGTTGTTAACACCATCGCTGAGACTCAGACAGACTGGAACGACAGACCTGTTAATGAGCAGAAGATGAAGAGTGTTACAGTTGATACTTTCGGCGTAACATATCCGGAACCGGAGAAGTTTCCTGAAAGATAA
- a CDS encoding RNA polymerase sigma factor yields the protein MDIEEQYDKIFRFCYYRVHNTDIAQDLTQETFLRFMSSNYKERGQQIRYLYTIARNLCIDESRKAKSEELPEDYSDEGDGADKLIRKIEVNQALDKLPEEDRELLILRYMNDVPLADICKIMDISRFALYRRLKSVKREFIKLMEGGNLHE from the coding sequence ATGGATATAGAAGAACAGTACGACAAAATATTTCGCTTCTGCTATTACAGAGTTCACAACACAGATATTGCGCAGGATCTGACCCAGGAGACATTTCTTCGTTTCATGAGTAGTAATTATAAAGAGCGCGGGCAGCAGATTCGCTATCTATATACGATTGCCAGAAACCTCTGCATCGACGAGAGTAGGAAAGCTAAGTCGGAGGAACTTCCGGAAGATTATTCAGATGAAGGTGATGGAGCTGACAAGCTGATAAGAAAGATTGAGGTGAATCAAGCACTTGATAAATTGCCGGAAGAGGACAGAGAGCTTTTGATACTGCGGTACATGAATGATGTGCCGCTTGCAGATATCTGCAAGATCATGGACATTTCAAGATTTGCCCTGTATAGGAGACTTAAATCTGTGAAAAGAGAGTTTATAAAGCTGATGGAAGGAGGTAATCTCCATGAGTAA
- the murB gene encoding UDP-N-acetylmuramate dehydrogenase has protein sequence MNQEILDQINAIIPKENILGDEPMSRHTTFRTGGSADYFIRISSKDELSKLITVLKKENIDFFVTGNGSNLLVSDNGYHGVIISMSGLDTLQVDGNRILAGAGVLNSKVAQEALKHSLTGMEALAGIPGSVGGCLRMNAGAYGSEMKDVVESADIMFEDGHVETMSVDDMKLRYRGSRIGDEKLYVLGVTFSLFNGEKKAIEEAMADYAARRRDKQPLEFPSAGSTFKRPEGYFAGKLIQDAGLRGFAIGGAQVSDKHCGFVVNKGGATSRDVIDVIRHVQKTVLETSGVELDTEVILLGDFE, from the coding sequence TTGAATCAGGAAATACTTGATCAGATTAATGCAATCATCCCCAAGGAGAATATCCTTGGGGATGAACCTATGAGCAGGCACACTACATTCAGAACAGGTGGGTCTGCTGACTATTTTATTAGAATAAGTTCTAAGGATGAGCTTTCTAAGCTTATTACGGTTCTCAAAAAAGAGAATATAGATTTTTTTGTCACAGGTAATGGAAGTAATCTTCTGGTATCCGATAATGGATATCACGGAGTTATCATATCTATGAGCGGGCTTGACACACTTCAAGTGGATGGAAACCGTATCTTGGCAGGTGCCGGAGTCCTTAATTCCAAGGTAGCGCAGGAAGCTTTGAAACATTCGCTTACAGGAATGGAAGCTCTTGCAGGTATTCCGGGATCTGTAGGCGGATGTCTTCGTATGAACGCAGGCGCTTACGGGTCTGAGATGAAGGATGTCGTAGAGTCAGCTGATATTATGTTTGAGGACGGACATGTAGAGACTATGTCTGTTGATGACATGAAGCTTCGGTACAGAGGCAGCAGGATAGGCGATGAGAAGCTTTATGTTCTTGGAGTTACTTTTTCTCTTTTTAATGGAGAGAAAAAGGCCATAGAAGAAGCAATGGCTGATTATGCTGCAAGAAGAAGAGACAAGCAGCCGCTTGAATTCCCAAGTGCAGGATCTACCTTCAAAAGGCCTGAAGGATACTTTGCAGGTAAGCTGATACAAGATGCAGGTCTGCGGGGATTTGCCATAGGCGGAGCACAGGTATCGGACAAGCATTGCGGATTTGTAGTTAATAAAGGCGGAGCAACTTCCAGGGATGTTATAGATGTAATAAGACATGTCCAGAAAACAGTGCTTGAAACCAGCGGCGTAGAACTGGATACAGAAGTGATCCTTCTTGGAGATTTTGAGTAA
- the hprK gene encoding HPr(Ser) kinase/phosphatase, whose translation MASVKLKTIIEWIKLDNLTPDIPIEKIRITQPDINRPALQLAGYFEHFEATRLQIVGFVEYTYMESLPQEQKEKAYRDFLSFDIPAVIFCRELVPDNLFLKIANEEQVPVLMTRKPTSAVMAEIIRYLNEKLAPCISIHGVLVDVYGEGVLITGDSGIGKSEAALELIKRGHRLVSDDVVELRKISDELLLGSAPDITRHFIELRGIGIIDVKTLYGVSSVRDSKAIDLVIKLEDWDKDKEYDRLGLEEQYTEYLGNRIVCHRIPIRPGRNLAVICESAAVNHRQKKMGYNAAQELYNRVQNSLQHHGDEDAD comes from the coding sequence ATGGCTAGCGTTAAACTTAAAACTATCATCGAATGGATCAAACTTGATAACCTGACACCTGATATACCGATAGAGAAGATCAGGATCACACAGCCGGATATCAACAGACCTGCGCTGCAGCTTGCCGGATATTTTGAACACTTCGAGGCAACAAGACTTCAGATTGTAGGATTCGTTGAGTATACCTACATGGAGTCACTTCCACAGGAGCAGAAAGAAAAGGCTTACAGAGATTTTCTTTCATTTGATATACCTGCTGTTATTTTCTGCAGAGAGCTGGTACCTGACAATCTGTTCCTTAAGATTGCCAATGAAGAGCAGGTTCCTGTTCTTATGACCAGAAAGCCTACATCTGCTGTTATGGCTGAGATCATCAGATATCTTAATGAGAAGCTTGCACCTTGCATCTCTATCCACGGAGTACTTGTCGATGTATACGGTGAAGGCGTTCTTATCACAGGTGACAGCGGTATCGGTAAGTCAGAGGCTGCACTTGAGCTTATTAAGCGTGGACACAGACTTGTATCCGATGATGTAGTAGAACTTAGGAAAATAAGTGACGAGCTTCTTCTTGGAAGTGCACCTGATATCACAAGGCACTTCATCGAGCTTAGAGGTATCGGAATCATAGATGTCAAGACACTTTATGGTGTATCAAGTGTTCGTGACAGTAAGGCTATAGACCTTGTCATCAAGCTTGAGGACTGGGACAAGGACAAGGAGTATGACAGACTGGGACTTGAGGAGCAGTATACAGAATATCTTGGCAACAGGATAGTATGTCACAGAATCCCTATAAGACCCGGTAGAAACCTGGCGGTTATATGCGAATCTGCCGCTGTTAACCACCGTCAGAAGAAGATGGGTTATAATGCTGCTCAGGAGCTTTATAATAGAGTGCAGAATTCACTCCAGCATCATGGAGATGAGGACGCTGACTAA
- a CDS encoding diacylglycerol/lipid kinase family protein has product MNAQKMLFVYNPHAGKATIRGHLLDLIDIFTKAGYEVTAYPTQSQGDGERRVRERDDGYDIVVCCGGDGTLDEVVSGMMNSNVKVPIGYVPAGSTNDFAKSLGIPSSMTKAAEIVVKSSEFMCDVGTMNDKNFVYCAAFGIFTDISYSTDQTLKNALGHAAYILQSVKELQDIRSYHMKITYGNGTVIEDEFIYGMVTNSIQVGGIQNITGKNVRLDDGEYEVTLVRRPQSLIELPNLVGALLGNSKFSSNDLISFKLSHITFESDIPVAWTRDGEYGGEHTKVEISNIPRAVAIKVP; this is encoded by the coding sequence ATGAATGCTCAAAAAATGTTATTTGTCTATAATCCTCATGCCGGGAAGGCTACTATAAGAGGACATCTCCTTGATCTGATAGATATTTTTACCAAAGCAGGATATGAAGTTACTGCATATCCTACTCAGAGTCAGGGAGATGGCGAAAGACGTGTCCGTGAACGTGATGATGGCTATGATATAGTTGTGTGCTGCGGCGGAGACGGTACTTTGGATGAAGTGGTTTCCGGCATGATGAATTCTAATGTCAAAGTGCCGATAGGTTATGTCCCGGCCGGTTCTACCAATGATTTTGCAAAGAGTCTTGGTATCCCTTCGTCTATGACAAAGGCTGCTGAGATAGTAGTGAAAAGTAGTGAGTTTATGTGCGATGTCGGTACGATGAACGATAAGAATTTCGTTTATTGTGCTGCTTTTGGCATATTTACAGATATATCGTATTCTACGGACCAGACACTAAAAAATGCTCTGGGGCATGCCGCTTATATCCTTCAAAGTGTCAAAGAACTTCAGGATATAAGGTCTTATCATATGAAGATAACCTACGGTAATGGTACTGTGATAGAAGATGAGTTCATCTATGGTATGGTTACTAATTCTATACAGGTTGGCGGCATTCAGAATATAACCGGCAAGAACGTAAGGCTTGATGATGGCGAGTACGAGGTTACACTTGTAAGAAGACCTCAGAGTCTTATAGAGCTGCCTAATCTTGTAGGAGCACTTCTTGGTAACAGCAAGTTTAGTAGTAATGATCTTATAAGCTTTAAATTAAGCCATATCACTTTCGAATCAGATATTCCCGTTGCATGGACAAGAGACGGTGAATACGGCGGTGAGCATACGAAAGTAGAGATTAGCAATATACCGCGTGCTGTTGCAATTAAAGTTCCGTGA
- a CDS encoding DUF6483 family protein, whose amino-acid sequence MTFEDEKDYIMRIIKEMVRVLFSLMLGKKYVAVEMERDNGYEVSGRKLAELLEMIDRGEINKAENLLLESLDYSDKNSIAAAAMFYQYLSEKEEKFLIEHEFSREEVLDGISRLMRQAGYADVIDIVEGTVIGIDTYSEYNKI is encoded by the coding sequence ATGACATTTGAGGATGAAAAAGATTATATCATGCGTATCATTAAGGAAATGGTAAGGGTACTTTTTTCATTGATGCTAGGTAAAAAGTATGTTGCAGTAGAGATGGAGCGTGATAATGGCTATGAGGTTTCCGGGAGAAAACTTGCTGAGCTTCTTGAAATGATAGATCGCGGAGAGATAAATAAAGCTGAAAATCTCCTTTTGGAATCTCTTGATTATTCTGATAAGAATAGCATTGCTGCTGCGGCAATGTTCTATCAATATTTATCTGAGAAGGAGGAAAAGTTCCTTATAGAGCATGAGTTCTCCAGGGAAGAAGTGCTTGATGGAATAAGCCGCTTAATGCGACAGGCAGGCTATGCTGATGTTATCGATATTGTAGAAGGTACTGTTATAGGAATAGACACATATTCAGAATATAATAAGATTTAA
- a CDS encoding MerR family transcriptional regulator: MKEKITSGEIAKQAGVSTKALRVYDEKGLLKPIGLSEGNYKLYDKSSLIILEKIIALKHIGFSLEEIKSSLENDDQSSIREILEKQLEMMNQKIYELQKSANCIKSALARFDENPDWDDIADIIRKMEMSQGADERRWYAEEHAADGIEWYEKIFNSLSFKEKDTVLDLGCSYGLLWRKNWERIPKDFNVEGVDIHGNWADDLYNYLEDNRKTLPEGSDIQVIFSNLEKDETWEKIREKKYSKIIAHYLLSYLHDDAYFIQNVVQVLAPGGMFSVNHYGEAVKEYDFWENCLTEAGLDISFAHKKRDERRQADVEFEALLSENFDRVEKIALPGPLVFDNSDALFDRVLKKYPEGGKYLEDNRNLLENYLETVLLKDGPVTIDMDTVFYHCFR, from the coding sequence ATGAAAGAAAAAATTACATCCGGAGAAATCGCAAAGCAGGCAGGAGTATCAACAAAGGCGCTTCGTGTTTATGACGAAAAGGGGCTTCTTAAGCCTATTGGGCTTTCTGAAGGAAATTACAAACTCTATGATAAAAGCTCACTAATTATTCTTGAAAAGATCATAGCTCTTAAGCACATTGGATTTAGTCTTGAAGAGATTAAGAGCAGTCTTGAAAATGATGATCAGAGTTCTATAAGAGAAATCCTTGAAAAGCAGCTTGAAATGATGAATCAGAAAATATATGAGCTTCAAAAATCTGCAAATTGCATTAAATCTGCACTTGCAAGATTTGATGAGAATCCGGACTGGGATGATATTGCTGACATCATCAGGAAGATGGAGATGAGTCAGGGGGCGGATGAGCGCAGATGGTATGCTGAAGAACATGCAGCTGACGGAATCGAGTGGTATGAAAAGATTTTTAATTCGCTATCATTTAAGGAAAAAGATACTGTTCTTGACCTTGGTTGTAGCTATGGTCTTTTGTGGAGAAAGAACTGGGAACGTATTCCCAAGGATTTCAACGTGGAAGGCGTAGACATACACGGAAACTGGGCTGATGATCTATATAATTATCTTGAAGACAACCGCAAGACGCTTCCGGAAGGCTCTGATATACAGGTCATTTTCAGTAATCTAGAAAAAGATGAAACTTGGGAAAAGATAAGAGAGAAGAAGTATTCAAAGATCATAGCACATTATCTTTTATCATACCTGCATGATGATGCATATTTTATCCAAAACGTGGTACAGGTGCTTGCGCCTGGTGGAATGTTTTCAGTTAATCACTATGGTGAAGCGGTTAAGGAATATGATTTTTGGGAAAATTGTTTAACAGAAGCGGGACTTGATATTTCTTTTGCTCATAAAAAGAGAGATGAGAGAAGGCAGGCAGACGTAGAGTTTGAAGCGCTTTTATCAGAGAATTTTGACAGAGTAGAAAAGATAGCGCTTCCGGGACCACTTGTATTTGATAATTCAGATGCTCTTTTTGACAGAGTGCTGAAAAAGTATCCAGAAGGCGGAAAATACCTTGAGGATAACAGGAATCTATTAGAGAATTATTTAGAAACTGTGCTACTTAAAGACGGACCTGTAACTATAGATATGGACACGGTGTTCTATCACTGTTTTAGGTGA